In Plasmodium brasilianum strain Bolivian I chromosome Unknown PB_00_01, whole genome shotgun sequence, one genomic interval encodes:
- a CDS encoding serine/threonine protein phosphatase 8, with protein sequence MKRNNMYMNEYEHGQNKLNSDFFFNNKSIGERGAVLTKSLNNYSTVELGSFKPYNIEHRNSSSIINNSNKNSNSNRKNNSNNNSNNNSNTNSNTHSNTNSNTHSNTNSNNNSNTNSNNNSNTNSNNNSNTNSNNNSNNNSNTNSNNNSNNNSNTNSNNNNNNNYSDFILDPSPGLYHHVNMKHPHYKNSVDSLQTYQYNTLNTGDGTVPLIYHLDSAYINKDVHMNIGANNVIGNTGMKDDIRNIGVRKFREWRTASAMGTSANSHYNIGYNKIHSSSHINNHRNSQSNSYGNNYSHTYNNKDDRRNGNNCEIYYNRHYNRLYDNHYDRCNDNEWNNSFRSTSSIVYGGNCASLKGGTRKYSVLAFKRAPLNSRHNSLEHIPPDNNFNMNKNLVVQKNNKHNWYDNVSYVSGIYKDLYEGNTHKGIIHPFVERKNDDIVKEVNYSVPTTMHCKNNSTPFRGYDVVRLMQPDKQGKSVKESQLKLEKVTLLNGSTCRNGRFNKTSEYHYKVVKGPSCSAIPIPPSAYHRNSSCVISNMENEKLLRGDDVPTKNNRSGSNVGKRCNSNGNNGNNSSNNWDHNNDSFIPGIIPWDGRRGLFNERVHSCSYQMKWKTSKACGRSSCTKCTSCTSRTNCTARNSDCAGFTGSGNTVGCGQSDEVGSGSTWGKSTDKGTSKEILVKSEEEEVWKSRNAVLYPELTSIEDMHIVLSEEDKGVEKEEGINEGRSEGINEGRSEGINEGRSEGINEGRSEGINEGRCEGINEGRCGGRSEGRSEGRSEGRSEGRSEGRSEGRSGAKREFTEWMSHNKLMKNIISSYNENVKMETHGLFNLLFDVYGSNRSIFENFLLENNDSDITEVMKNIIDELSEERNNKIIEKLIFLKYLFNEYGHTEYPNLISLKNFKLIFKKYKNIFSSEKIVLFMFNCLDRGKRYQITQTDFLIGMLACSPQMANDIEDDTGKLRHQLIFRAYDIDRDGYLSDKEMLVFLYHIYELSKNFQYIKLRNDKRKLKNFVIAERDKIMKDCKKISYDYFYSLVLTRTIEGTTNLLRSNYDMANIVKKYFLHTYAANIVSEEYINNNESFFIITAGRNKELHQHHSSYVNKGETLTTADRVKSIPDIGVSAAIASIPDMPHMSHIQEDVFHDNVLQSGNGPSSNEHILLNHKIEEANDIPTENQKGGIIHFDEQNSNQYEEKYITQGDGNYHMALFEDLCTVKKEEYNCSLEVGHIGDTEGEKEANYSNGKSVRHTDPGGNAYSFGSCEDDKNTSMNNMNECINDICNNGVEKKGTSLLNGHESCVQKEAYLQDEGTMDVTCTHGGDDKVERDLLKEKSINDNNNTNSVTTNVDMFGKNEATPLEVNQTDAVVFSIDHKDSNWNEKDMIDSFNENEVDNNNAMENIVHLVDYTEKANNNRDLNDESSKESGAYYISSSSHEGDRSGTRGTGSTRDIGCISGISLNERSNQMNSVDNGSDLNSTINIKSNCDMKLCNELKDNRYKFSIGQQCNANSVNGFIFKRKDSGIYENYGHNAYISNESKASLSTEEQNAGKYIDGHNSGAVVSAYEADCIYMNLNKNGGLKGANHYDSTKKSDMVWDGNNGQKSNYERCIMNGGRSNMNKTRYDERLDGGGYHMGKVSTTNGNNVFDAYIPSPGMYNEPPPHFGNKDNVDRVWNKNRNENESKDGNKNESKDRNKNESKDESMDGNKNESKDESMDGNKNESKSERNNKNKRTIYAETNTMSAKYDRLRDIVKTYREKYIQDERLFTLNQDVAFKVFTTFYNICYGKNKEKYSYYFEIFQICSYNDILLLCDEVAKLFKLENTLEHVNLPCKIFGDIHGNLFDVIDFFNKYNWPLHDKSNEMISSFDLTNFESGVPGWKSDQWDVNERSDVGCVRGGATNRSEKNSKTNGSSCNNGRYNDDDVKYIFLGNYINRGDHSLEVICLLFSLKILFPNHIYLLRGNHEDRLFNYIYGFYKDIEEKMRKNFKFLGLINYQDKVINAHSYELFNRINDAIEFLPLSILVDNHILCIHGGIGNSVQSISDYSNIKKPIVVSQEIDSNGRNDGRNGNGSSSISSEGEKKIIIDTLWSDPINYEDDHDIFFLKKQCPKDDIIPSSRGKITFKFGKHRLAEFLKNNKLKMIIRGHECVHEGYKYSFNRKILTLFSSRNYCNKYMNNASNAFIVKKNKNIIIFNQILKCEEVGVKQRRFLDSSLRTESRRNSLRSDQLGGMVREEGSSKREIGRSKIDESQICPDKIGHLHISREKNTDTVSSGHKPINEVQSDGRHCLENPMTQLLKFRGDYVKCDFYSDDKKTTCVREDCRETEKHEHVHNANKKYTFKEGVDKLIGRGRSAVHMVDMANMVDLADVVGPFDDSENIGGHIDGKELYFTHKNYLQNYKFGEGKMFSYDTSGQGAKVQNDDDDNSNNNSNNNSNNNSNNNSNNNSNNNSNNNSNNNSNNNSNNNSHNISNQCDNILSEINSRRLTKRFRETKSNEDMNLTDIKKGISEKENITFIHDTSLNSKHEQEKSKDELYQFMESGNYGYRVVEGKKEADVRDHCKNDCLKDVKKDSNIMVKMDSNIMVKKDSNDELKMDDNDEAKNDSNDEKDVNSVETRHMNSSVHHDYENINRSFTNIFDIEDERYEDDYDDYEICINNLINDHGSKKQDNYDEIEGRMTHANANNSNSRVNTNAIINEFFKNDKNYEENSDNIFYEKKDDNEIKRSQDNLKNMYYSKLISSLNEQSLSFMNDNKDIENMNNINCMSAINEFMGKSLDYMMPPDLGLTNRAKLKKETYSKEVKRESNSAMLRSLRRDNNTKEPLNKLQMQCLPPDPKPQTKISSQKSLEIMDSS encoded by the exons atgaagaGAAATAACATGTATATGAATGAATATGAACATGGtcagaataaattaaatagtgacttttttttcaacaaCAAATCGATAGGAGAAAGAGGAGCTGTTCTGACAAAATccttaaataattatagtaCAGTCGAGTTAGGGTCTTTTAAACCGTATAACATAGAACATAGGaatagtagtagtattaTCAACAATagcaataaaaatagtaacagtaatagaaaaaacaatagtaataataatagtaataataatagtaatactaATAGTAATACTCATAGTAATACTAATAGTAATACTCATAGTAATactaatagtaataataatagtaatactaatagtaataataatagtaatactaatagtaataataatagtaatactaatagtaataataatagcaataataatagtaatactaatagtaataataatagcaataataatagtaatactaatagtaataataataataataataactataGCGATTTTATATTAGATCCGTCACCTGGTCTATATCACCATGTGAATATGAAACATCCACATTACAAAAATAGTGTAGATAGTTTACAGACATATCAATATAACACCTTGAATACAGGAGATGGAACTGTTCCATTGATTTATCATTTAGATAgtgcatacataaataaagatGTGCATATGAACATAGGGGCAAACAATGTAATAGGGAATACTGGTATGAAAGATGATATTAGAAACATAGGAGTACGAAAATTTCGAGAGTGGCGTACTGCTTCTGCCATGGGTACTTCCGCGAATAGTCATTATAACATAGGCTATAACAAAATCCATAGTAGTAGTCACATCAATAATCATAGAAATAGTCAGAGTAATAGCTACGGAAATAACTACAGTCATACGTACAATAATAAAGATGATAGACGAAACGGTAATAATTGCGAAATTTACTACAATAGGCACTACAATAGACTCTATGATAATCACTACGATAGATGCAATGATAACGAATGGAATAATAGCTTCAGAAGCACAAGCAGCATTGTGTATGGGGGAAACTGCGCTAGTTTGAAAGGAGGAACAAGGAAGTACTCTGTTCTTGCGTTCAAAAGAGCACCATTGAATAGTAGACATAATTCTCTTGAGCATATACCTCCTGACAACAATTTTAACATGAACAAAAATTTGGTTGttcagaaaaataataagcaCAATTGGTATGACAACGTGAGTTATGTTAGCGGTATATACAAGGATTTATATGAAGGGAATACACATAAGGGTATTATACATCCATTTGTAGAAAGAAAGAATGATGATATTGTTAAGGAAGTAAATTATTCTGTCCCTACTACTATgcattgtaaaaataatagtactCCTTTTAGGGGATACGATGTTGTTAGATTAATGCAACCTGATAAACAAGGAAAATCAGTCAAAGAGTCTCAGCTAAAGTTAGAGAAAGTTACTTTGTTAAATGGAAGCACTTGTCGAAATGGTCGATTTAACAAAACGTCTGAATATCATTACAAGGTAGTAAAGGGTCCTAGTTGTAGTGCTATCCCCATTCCACCAAGTGCCTACCATCGTAATAGCAGCTGCGTGATAAGTAATATGGAAAATGAGAAATTACTGAGGGGTGATGACGTCCCTACTAAGAACAATAGAAGTGGTAGTAATGTTGGGAAAAGATGTAATAGTAATGGGAATAACGGCAATAACAGCAGCAACAACTGGGATCATAATAATGATTCGTTCATTCCGGGTATCATTCCCTGGGATGGAAGAAGGGGACTCTTTAATGAGAGGGTTCATAGTTGTTCATATCAGATGAAATGGAAAACGAGCAAAGCATGTGGAAGAAGCAGTTGTACTAAGTGCACCAGTTGCACAAGCCGTACCAACTGCACTGCTCGTAACTCAGATTGCGCAGGTTTCACAGGTTCGGGTAACACGGTTGGATGTGGACAGAGTGATGAAGTAGGGTCAGGCAGCACCTGGGGAAAAAGCACAGATAAGGGAACTAGCAAGGAGATATTGGTAAAAAGTGAAGAAGAGGAGGTATGGAAAAGCAGAAATGCAGTATTATATCCCGAACTTACAAGTATTGAAGACATGCATATCGTTCTGAGTGAGGAGGATAAAGGAGTTGAAAAGGAGGAGGGCATAAACGAAGGTAGAAGTGAAGGCATAAACGAAGGTAGAAGTGAAGGCATAAACGAAGGTAGAAGTGAAGGCATAAACGAAGGTAGAAGTGAAGGCATAAACGAAGGTAGATGTGAAGGCATAAACGAAGGTAGATGTGGAGGCAGAAGCGAGGGAAGAAGTGAAGGAAGAAGCGAGGGAAGAAGTGAAGGAAGAAGCGAGGGAAGAAGTGAAGGAAGAAGCGGGGCCAAAAGAGAGTTTACCGAATGGATGTCGCACaacaaattaatgaaaaatatcatTTCTTCGTATAACGAAAATGTAAAGATGGAAACACACGGACTATTTAACCTCCTTTTTGACGTTTATGGTAGTAATAGGAgcatatttgaaaatttctTACTCGAGAATAACGACAGTGACATAACTGAAGTTATGAAAAACATTATTGATGAATTATCTGAAGaaagaaataacaaaataatagagaagcttatatttttaaaatatttatttaatgagtATGGTCATACCGAGTATCCTAATCTTATATcattgaaaaattttaaattaatttttaaaaaatataaaaacattttctcTTCAGAAAAAATAGTTTTGTTCATGTTTAATTGTTTAGATAGAGGGAAACGTTATCAAATTACTCAGACAGATTTTCTTATTGGCATGTTAGCATGTAGTCCTCAAATGGCAAACGACATAGAGGATGATACTGGGAAATTACGTCATCAGTTAATATTTCGTGCATATGATATTGACAGAGATGGGTACTTAAGTGATAAAGAAATGCTTGTATTtctatatcatatatatgaattatcaaaaaattttcaatatataaaattaaggaatgataaaagaaaactaaaaaattttgtcaTTGCTGAAAGGGATAAGATAATGAAAGATTGCAAAAAGATTAGTTATGACTACTTCTATAGTTTAGTTTTAACGAGAACAATTGAGGGAACTACTAATCTACTTAGATCTAACTATGATATGGCTAATATtgttaagaaatattttctgCACACTTATGCAGCTAATATAGTGTCGGAAGAGTACATAAACAATAATgaaagtttttttattataactgCAGGGAGGAACAAGGAACTGCATCAGCACCATAGTTCTTATGTCAATAAGGGGGAAACACTCACCACAGCGGATAGGGTAAAGAGTATTCCCGATATAGGGGTTTCTGCAGCTATTGCGTCTATTCCGGATATGCCCCATATGTCCCATATTCAGGAAGATGTGTTTCATGACAATGTTTTGCAAAGTGGTAATGGTCCATCAAGCAATGAGCATATATTGTTGAACCATAAGATAGAAGAAGCGAATGATATACCTACGGAAAATCAAAAAGGGGGCATAATTCATTTTGATGAACAGAATTCTAACCAgtatgaagaaaaatatatcacaCAGGGGGATGGTAACTACCACATGGCACTGTTTGAAGACTTGTGCACCGTAAAGAAAGAGGAATACAACTGCAGTTTGGAAGTAGGACATATTGGGGATACGGAGGGGGAGAAGGAAGCAAATTATTCGAATGGTAAAAGTGTAAGACACACCGATCCAGGAGGTAACGCTTACAGTTTCGGTAGCTGCGAGGATGACAAAAATACGAGtatgaataatatgaatGAATGTATTAACGATATATGTAACAATGGAGTAGAGAAGAAGGGTACATCCCTTCTTAACGGGCATGAATCGTGTGTACAAAAGGAAGCATATTTACAGGATGAAGGAACTATGGATGTAACATGTACCCATGGAGGGGATGACAAGGTGGAAAGGGATTTACTGAAAGAGAAGAGCATAaatgataacaataacaCGAATAGTGTTACTACAAATGTTGACATGTTTGGTAAAAATGAAGCAACACCATTGGAAGTGAATCAAACTGATGCAGTTGTATTTTCCATTGATCATAAGGATAGCAATTGGAATGAAAAGGATATGATAGATTCATTTAATGAGAATGAAGTGGACAATAACAATGCGATGGAGAATATTGTACATTTAGTTGATTATACGGAAAAGGCGAATAACAATAGGGATTTGAATGATGAGTCTAGCAAGGAAAGTGGAGCATATTACATTTCTAGTTCATCGCACGAGGGGGATAGAAGCGGCACTAGGGGCACTGGAAGTACTAGGGATATTGGCTGTATTAGCGGCATTAGCTTAAATGAACGCTCAAATCAGATGAATAGTGTGGATAACGGAAGCGATCTGAACAGCACGATAAACATAAAGTCTAACTGTGATATGAAACTTTGCAACGAGTTAAAAGATAATCGTTATAAATTTAGCATAGGTCAACAGTGTAATGCAAACAGTGTAAAtggatttatttttaaaaggaagGATAGCGGTATTTACGAAAATTATGGACATAATGCTTACATATCAAATGAAAGTAAAGCTTCATTGAGTACAGAAGAGCAAAATGCAGGGAAGTACATAGACGGACATAATTCAGGTGCAGTTGTGTCAGCATATGAAGCAgattgcatatatatgaacttgAATAAGAATGGAGGCCTCAAAGGAGCTAATCATTATGACAGCACAAAGAAGAGTGATATGGTTTGGGATGGAAACAATGGGCAGAAGAGTAACTACGAAAGGTGCATTATGAATGGGGGTCGCAGTAACATGAATAAAACGAGGTATGATGAGCGACTTGATGGGGGTGGGTACCACATGGGTAAAGTAAGCACAACAAATGGGAATAATGTTTTTGATGCATATATTCCAAGTCCTGGTATGTATAATGAACCACCTCCTCATTTTGGAAATAAGGATAATGTTGACCGGGTGTGGAATAAGAATAGGAATGAGAATGAAAGTAAGGATGGTAATAAGAATGAAAGTAAGGATCGTAATAAGAATGAAAGTAAGGATGAAAGTATGGATGGTAATAAGAATGAAAGTAAGGATGAAAGTATGGATGGTAATAAGAATGAAAGTAAGAGTGAAcgtaataataagaataagcGTACAATATATGCGGAAACAAATACTATGAGTGCAAAGTATGACCGTCTACGAGATATAGTAAAAACGTAtcgagaaaaatatatacaagatGAGAGATTATTTACACTAAATCAAGATGTCGCATTTAAAGTATTTACAacgttttataatatttgttatgggaagaataaagaaaaatatagctACTACTTcgaaatatttcaaatatgcTCTTATAATGATATTCTTTTACTGTGTGATGAAGTAGCTAAGTTGtttaaattagaaaatacaTTAGAGCATGTAAATTTACCATGTAAGATTTTTGGAGATATACATGGAAATTTATTTGATGTTATAGACTTCTTCAATAAGTATAATTGGCCGCTTCACGACAAGTCGAATGAGATGATTAGCTCTTTTGATTTGACTAACTTTGAAAGTGGTGTACCTGGTTGGAAGTCTGATCAGTGGGATGTGAATGAGAGAAGTGATGTTGGCTGTGTAAGGGGTGGTGCTACAAATAGGAGTGAAAAGAACAGTAAAACTAACGGCAGTAGTTGCAATAACGGCAGGTACAATGATGACGATGtgaagtatatatttttgggtaattatataaacagaGGCGATCACTCGCTGGAGGTGATATGTCTATTGTTCAGtcttaaaattctttttccaaatcatatatatttattgagGGGGAATCACGAAGATAGGTTATTCAACTATATATATGGCTTTTACAAAGATATAGAAGagaaaatgaggaaaaattttaaatttctaGGGTTAATTAATTATCAAGATAAGGTAATAAATGCTCATTCGTATGAATTGTTTAATCGAATTAATGACGCTATTGAGTTTTTACCTCTCTCCATTTTAGTTGACaatcatattttatgtattcatGGAGGTATAGGAAACAGTGTGCAGAGTATAAGTGATTACtctaatattaaaaaaccaATTGTCGTATCCCAGGAGATTGATTCGAATGGACGTAATGATGGAAGGAATGGGAATGGAAGCAGCAGTATTAGTAGTGAAGGGGAGAAGAAAATCATAATCGACACGCTGTGGTCGGACCCAATAAATTATGAGGATGAtcatgatatattttttttaaaaaagcaatGTCCCAAGGATGATATAATTCCATCTAGTAGAGGCAAAATTACTTTCAAGTTTGGTAAACATAGATTAGCagaatttttgaaaaataataaactaaAGATGATTATAAGAGGACATGAATGTGTTCATGAAggatataaatattcattcaACAGGAAAATTTTAACATTGTTTTCATCAAGAAACTAttgcaataaatatatgaacaacgCTTCCAATGCATTCATTGTGaagaagaacaaaaatataatcatcTTTAATCAAATATTGAAGTGCGAGGAGGTAGGTGTAAAACAAAGGAGGTTTTTGGATAGTTCACTTCGCACCGAATCGAGAAGGAACTCTCTTCGGAGCGATCAGCTTGGTGGCATGGTACGTGAAGAGGGAAGTAGCAAAAGGGAAATTGGTCGATCGAAAATTGATGAGTCGCAAATTTGTCCAGATAAAATTGGTCATTTGCATATTAGCCGAGAGAAAAATACAGACACTGTCAGTAGTGGTCATAAGCCCATTAACGAGGTCCAGTCAGATGGACGGCATTGTTTGGAAAACCCTATGACacaacttttaaaatttagaGGCGATTATGTTAAATGCGATTTTTATAGTGATGATAAGAAGACAACGTGTGTTAGAGAGGACTGTAGAGAAACAGAAAAACATGAACACGTGCATAATGCAAATAAGAAGTATACCTTTAAAGAAGGTGTGGATAAGTTAATAGGCAGAGGAAGGAGTGCCGTGCATATGGTTGATATGGCTAATATGGTTGACCTTGCTGACGTGGTTGGTCCATTTGATGATTCAGAGAATATAGGAGGTCACATAGACGgcaaagaattatattttacgcATAAGAACTATTtgcaaaattataaatttggAGAAGGTAAAATGTTTAGTTATGATACGAGTGGACAAGGTGCGAAGGTGCagaatgatgatgatgataatagcaataataatagtaataataatagcaataataatagtaataataatagcaataataatagtaataataatagcaataataatagtaataataatagtaataataatagcaataataatagccaTAATATTAGTAACCAGTGCGATAATATCCTGAGTGAGATAAATAGTAGGAGACTTACAAAAAGGTTCAGAGAGACAAAAAGCAACGAAGATATGAATTTAactgatataaaaaaaggaattagtgaaaaagaaaatattaccTTCATTCATGACACAAGTCTGAATAGTAAACATGAACAAGAGAAAAGTAAAGATGAGTTATATCAGTTTATGGAAAGTGGAAATTATGGTTATAGAGTAGTAGAGGGGAAAAAAGAGGCTGACGTGAGGGACCATTGTAAAAATGACTGTCTGAAAGACGTTAAAAAGGATAGTAACATTATGGTTAAAATGGATAGTAACATTATGGTTAAAAAGGATAGTAATGATGAATTAAAAATGGATGATAATGATGAAGCGAAAAATGATAGCAACGACGAAAAGGATGTCAACAGTGTTGAAACACGTCATATGAACAGCAGCGTACATCATGACTATGAGAACATTAATAGGAGCTTTACAAACATATTTGATATAGAAGATGAAAGATATGAAGACGATTATGATGACTATGAAATTTGTATaaacaatttaataaatgacCATGGTAGTAAGAAGCAAGATAATTATGATGAAATAGAAGGGCGAATGACACATGCAAATGCGAATAACTCAAACAGTAGAGTTAATACAAATGCTATtattaatgaattttttaagaatgataaaaattatgaagaaaatagtgataatatattttatgaaaaaaaggatgataatgaaattaaaagaagtcaggacaatttaaaaaacatgtaCTATTCAAAATTAATTTCTTCATTAAATGAACAAAGTTTGAGTTTCATGAATGATAATAAGgatattgaaaatatgaacaatataAATTGCATGAGTGCAATTAACGAATTTATGGGAAAATCTCTAGATTACATGATGCCTCCAGACTTGGGCTTAACAAACAGAgccaaattaaaaaaagaaacgtATTCGAAAGAAGTTAAGAGAGAGAGTAACTCGGCCATGTTACGCAGTTTAAGAAGAGACAACAACACAAAAGAGCCCTTAAATAA gTTGCAGATGCAGTGTTTGCCCCCTGACCCAAAACCACAGACAAAAATTTCCTCCCAAAAAAGCCTGGAAATAATGGACAgttcataa
- a CDS encoding uncharacterized protein (conserved Plasmodium protein) produces MVKIGKKLKGFDEGIKRLDTHKDREIEEEEKTKISYKGNKYGSGKFSRKTVEQTREHPTEYPSENNDALYLVEESILVKKKYNDPSFYLERNSTSAFLVLLLYKILIIKPDNIIEFILKELECLLKDKFEKSKKFNNISDNNNIRTVTSERHKDDAKNFIGKKFHLTEPKSTYLEKYKFFQGERFLSLDNLLEAVNFIKIENSDQVYFNSLLKIIKHFENSQNKDELLKENIQLNDSIPLNKAIHLTKTFYINYFHSIVPNTT; encoded by the coding sequence ATGGTGAAGATAGGAAAGAAACTGAAAGGGTTTGACGAAGGAATAAAGAGACTAGACACACACAAAGATAGAGAAATAGAGGAGgaagaaaaaacgaaaatatCGTATAAAGGGAATAAATACGGAAGTGGGAAGTTCAGTAGAAAGACAGTAGAACAGACTAGGGAACATCCAACTGAATACCCAAGTGAAAATAATGACGCTTTATACCTAGTAGAGGAAAGCATATTGGTTAAGAAAAAGTACAATGATCCGAGTTTTTATTTAGAAAGGAACAGTACGTCTGCTTTTTTGGTTCTcctattatacaaaatattgaTAATCAAACCAGATAATATCATCGAATTTATACTTAAAGAATTAGAATGTTTGCTAAAagataaatttgaaaaaagcaagaaatttaataatattagtgaCAATAACAATATCCGCACAGTAACTAGCGAAAGGCATAAAGACGACgctaaaaattttattggtAAAAAATTCCACTTAACAGAACCAAAATCTACGTacttagaaaaatataaatttttccaAGGGGAACGTTTTCTCAGCTTAGATAATTTATTGGAAGctgtaaattttattaaaatagaaaattccGATCAAGTATATTTCAACagcttattaaaaattataaaacattttgaAAATTCACAAAATAAGGATGAACTcttaaaggaaaatatacaaCTTAATGATAGTATACCACTTAACAAGGCAATACACTTAACCAAAACCTTTTACATCAACTATTTTCATAGCATTGTGCCCAATACGACTTAA